In one Cloacibacillus porcorum genomic region, the following are encoded:
- a CDS encoding GNAT family N-acetyltransferase translates to MKSNPEYYFYDSKLAISPAELQDLYRFTRWGRSRSLEQIEKMLNGTSMCFSIRHNGKLIAFCRVLTDFVFRGSLWDILVHPDYQGKGIGSQLLEYALGHPALRNVPVIVTYTSELTSFMGRLGFEPREGLLILQRRPMEYS, encoded by the coding sequence ATGAAATCAAATCCTGAGTATTACTTCTACGACAGCAAGCTGGCCATATCTCCCGCAGAACTGCAGGACCTCTACCGTTTTACACGCTGGGGCAGGAGCCGCTCGCTCGAGCAGATCGAAAAAATGCTTAACGGGACGAGCATGTGCTTCTCGATCCGCCACAACGGCAAGCTGATCGCCTTCTGCCGCGTGCTCACAGACTTTGTATTCCGCGGCTCGCTATGGGATATCCTCGTTCACCCCGACTACCAGGGCAAGGGCATCGGCTCGCAGCTACTGGAATACGCGCTCGGCCATCCCGCGCTCAGGAACGTTCCAGTGATAGTCACCTACACAAGCGAACTGACCTCCTTCATGGGGCGTTTGGGCTTCGAGCCGCGCGAGGGCCTGCTGATACTGCAGCGCCGGCCGATGGAGTATTCATAA
- a CDS encoding [Fe-Fe] hydrogenase large subunit C-terminal domain-containing protein produces MLHSVKISREACQGCVNCIRVCPAEAIRIVDGEISIIGELCIDCGECLRSCHRQALGIEEDDWNRLKETSRVSLVPDPVFFSQFSHYMNPSQLEEVLCSLDFNVLIDEVEEAFDLCAYASAQMIARTPSSSLPLISCYCPSVLRLIQSRFPELLSRVVHICSPLELGADLWRMRTNSSVPVTLLAPCSSKITMIKEPQGRERSPIDHAVTVRRVARSIMASNVSLGAGQALKERNNRWVQWARRGGEARHIQAFSEKKLTMLAVSGMRNTIDVLQELELGRLRSVDFIECRVCDTGCVGGIGTADSRFLANLRLNNMETRWNITPKDLRRVEELYAMDFWSITKEYLPRPRLPLSDNVADAMVKLQQMKEIYSGLPHIDCGSCGRPSCQAMAEEIVRGHGSVTDCIFKLREGIASLANKIVILSESQPQTLKRKGGAN; encoded by the coding sequence ATGCTCCACAGCGTTAAAATCTCCAGAGAGGCGTGCCAGGGATGTGTAAACTGCATCAGGGTATGTCCAGCCGAAGCCATCCGAATCGTTGACGGTGAGATCAGCATTATCGGGGAGTTATGCATCGACTGCGGCGAATGTTTACGTTCCTGCCATCGGCAGGCACTCGGCATAGAGGAGGATGACTGGAACCGCCTAAAGGAAACCTCACGGGTTTCACTGGTCCCCGACCCCGTTTTTTTCTCGCAGTTCAGCCATTACATGAATCCGTCCCAGCTTGAAGAGGTCCTCTGCTCCCTTGATTTCAACGTACTGATCGACGAGGTGGAAGAGGCTTTCGATCTCTGCGCCTACGCGAGCGCGCAGATGATCGCGCGCACGCCGAGCTCTTCGCTCCCGCTCATATCCTGCTACTGCCCCTCCGTGCTGCGGCTTATACAGTCGCGTTTCCCCGAGCTGCTGTCGAGGGTCGTACATATATGTTCTCCGCTTGAGCTGGGGGCCGACCTCTGGCGCATGAGGACTAACAGCAGTGTGCCCGTAACGCTGCTTGCGCCCTGCTCTTCAAAGATCACGATGATCAAGGAGCCTCAGGGACGCGAACGTTCGCCGATAGACCATGCAGTCACGGTACGCCGGGTGGCGCGCAGCATCATGGCGAGCAATGTCTCGCTGGGCGCCGGACAGGCGCTGAAAGAGCGCAACAACCGCTGGGTGCAGTGGGCGCGCCGCGGCGGCGAAGCCCGCCATATTCAGGCGTTTTCCGAAAAGAAGCTGACGATGCTTGCCGTCTCCGGCATGAGGAACACTATAGACGTTTTGCAGGAGCTCGAGCTCGGAAGGCTGCGTTCGGTGGACTTTATCGAATGCCGCGTCTGTGATACGGGCTGCGTCGGCGGCATCGGCACAGCCGATTCGCGCTTCCTCGCCAACCTTAGACTTAATAACATGGAGACCCGCTGGAATATAACGCCGAAAGACCTGCGGCGCGTTGAAGAGCTCTACGCGATGGATTTCTGGTCCATCACCAAAGAATATCTGCCGCGCCCGCGCCTGCCGCTCTCCGACAATGTGGCGGACGCGATGGTGAAGCTCCAGCAGATGAAGGAGATATATTCCGGGCTGCCGCATATCGACTGCGGCTCCTGCGGGCGTCCCTCTTGCCAGGCGATGGCCGAGGAGATCGTGCGCGGCCACGGCTCGGTCACCGACTGCATCTTCAAGCTTCGCGAGGGTATCGCCTCGCTGGCCAATAAGATCGTGATTCTTTCGGAATCACAGCCTCAGACATTGAAGAGAAAGGGTGGAGCGAATTGA
- a CDS encoding OmpH family outer membrane protein — MVSRKIVSVSILAVVAALFMAGSAFAADVIGTISTQKIMFQHPKFEQVQKQLKDITASKQKEAQTAIDKESDDKKKAQIYQSKRQELAKEEQKLMEPLFKDINLAIRTVANQKKLTVVVDKEAVFYGGIDITDAVIAELKKK; from the coding sequence ATGGTTTCGAGAAAGATAGTTTCAGTATCAATTTTGGCTGTGGTAGCCGCCCTGTTCATGGCAGGTTCGGCCTTTGCAGCTGATGTGATCGGTACGATAAGCACACAGAAGATCATGTTCCAGCATCCGAAGTTTGAGCAGGTCCAGAAGCAGCTCAAGGACATCACCGCGAGCAAGCAGAAAGAGGCCCAGACGGCGATAGACAAGGAATCAGACGATAAGAAGAAGGCCCAGATCTATCAGTCGAAGCGCCAGGAACTTGCAAAGGAAGAGCAGAAGCTCATGGAGCCGCTCTTCAAGGATATCAACCTTGCGATTCGGACGGTGGCGAACCAGAAGAAGCTCACGGTTGTCGTGGACAAGGAAGCGGTGTTCTACGGCGGCATCGATATCACTGACGCGGTGATCGCGGAGCTCAAGAAGAAGTAA
- a CDS encoding DUF3084 domain-containing protein encodes MFEIFHDINWILLGALIIVSALVSWAGDVIGMKLGKKRITFLKIRPKYTSRIISVLTGVGIAIATIFVLSAASEQVRTALFSMQVIQRQLISTREELKKNEESMGRMEIDLFQSRGDLSEKEAELRQVEEKLDEGMKSLNETRAKLAAMTRMRDETEAEQAVLQKEKDKLLAESKKLDASVKALKAESESLKSGIQRLREGRIAAFTGEILAQGVMTDSIITTQQVDQYINRLRSEARALLAYRFGGKDPESVRLPEVAAESAAKVRERLTHSPGRWLLRLTALGNAVEGEAVQAQIEAYRSRLIYRENQLLYSHTFEPDTPRHKIEETVFQALRSLNQKAANDGVLRDPISGNVGSIDTGEFITALDKISQVKSSIKLEILTARDIYSEGPLRVKFVLN; translated from the coding sequence TTGTTTGAGATTTTTCATGACATAAACTGGATATTGCTCGGCGCGCTGATCATCGTCAGTGCTCTTGTCTCATGGGCCGGCGACGTCATCGGCATGAAACTCGGTAAAAAACGCATAACATTCTTAAAGATCCGTCCTAAATATACCTCACGCATCATATCGGTGCTGACCGGCGTCGGCATCGCCATCGCCACGATCTTCGTCCTCAGCGCCGCCTCCGAACAGGTGCGCACAGCGCTCTTCAGCATGCAGGTCATCCAGCGCCAGCTGATATCGACGAGGGAAGAGCTCAAAAAGAACGAAGAATCTATGGGGCGCATGGAGATAGACCTCTTCCAGAGCCGCGGGGACCTCTCGGAAAAAGAGGCGGAGCTGCGGCAGGTAGAAGAAAAGCTTGATGAGGGTATGAAAAGCCTCAACGAAACGCGCGCCAAGCTGGCCGCGATGACGCGGATGCGCGATGAGACGGAGGCTGAACAGGCCGTCCTGCAGAAAGAAAAAGACAAGTTGCTCGCCGAGAGTAAAAAGCTCGACGCCTCGGTCAAAGCGCTTAAAGCGGAGTCCGAATCACTCAAGTCCGGTATCCAGCGTCTGCGTGAGGGGCGCATCGCCGCCTTTACGGGAGAGATACTGGCCCAGGGGGTGATGACTGATTCCATCATCACAACGCAGCAGGTGGACCAGTACATCAACAGGCTGCGCAGCGAGGCGCGCGCGCTGCTCGCCTACCGCTTCGGCGGAAAAGACCCTGAGTCGGTGAGGCTGCCCGAGGTGGCGGCGGAATCCGCCGCGAAAGTCAGAGAACGCCTGACGCACAGCCCAGGCCGCTGGCTGCTGCGGCTTACGGCGCTGGGCAACGCGGTGGAGGGAGAGGCGGTACAGGCACAGATAGAGGCGTATCGTTCGCGTCTGATATACAGAGAAAACCAGCTGCTATATTCGCATACCTTTGAACCTGACACGCCGCGGCATAAGATAGAGGAGACGGTATTCCAGGCCTTGAGGTCGCTCAACCAGAAGGCCGCCAACGACGGCGTGCTGCGCGACCCGATCTCCGGCAACGTCGGCTCCATCGACACGGGGGAATTTATCACGGCGCTTGATAAAATATCACAGGTCAAAAGCAGCATAAAGCTGGAGATACTTACCGCGAGGGATATTTACAGCGAAGGGCCTCTGAGGGTAAAATTTGTCTTAAATTAA
- a CDS encoding adenosine-specific kinase has protein sequence MAENLNIGIVQVDIPEDANVIVGQSHFIKTVEDLYEAMVTASPCFEFGIAFCEASGDCLIRHDGNNAEMEQAAVENAKRINAGHVFIIVMRKGYPINVLNRIKDTQEVCRIFAATANPLQLLVAESEQGRGVLGVIDGFTTKGVEDEKGQEWRRMLLRDIIGYKR, from the coding sequence ATGGCTGAGAATCTGAATATAGGTATCGTGCAGGTGGATATTCCCGAAGATGCGAACGTCATCGTGGGGCAGAGCCATTTTATAAAGACGGTGGAGGATCTCTACGAGGCGATGGTGACGGCCTCTCCCTGTTTTGAGTTCGGCATCGCCTTCTGCGAGGCCTCGGGGGACTGCCTCATCCGCCACGACGGGAATAACGCCGAGATGGAGCAGGCCGCGGTGGAGAACGCGAAGAGGATAAACGCGGGCCATGTTTTTATTATCGTGATGCGCAAGGGCTATCCCATTAATGTGCTGAACAGGATAAAGGATACGCAGGAGGTCTGCCGCATCTTCGCCGCGACGGCGAACCCGCTGCAGCTGCTGGTCGCCGAGAGCGAACAGGGGCGCGGCGTGCTGGGAGTGATCGACGGCTTTACGACAAAGGGCGTTGAGGACGAGAAGGGCCAGGAATGGCGCAGGATGTTACTGAGGGATATCATCGGATATAAGAGATAG
- a CDS encoding ATP-binding protein has translation MGAPVCLEYRIEGNDFMVAGAASNNIKNTLKMLGIASDVCRRVAIITYEAEINLVIHAGGGTLQAMISEDHVDLVVKDEGPGIADISKAMTAGYSTATEQAREMGFGAGMGLPNIKRNSDTFEIESEVGKGTTLRSTVFFNKN, from the coding sequence ATGGGAGCCCCTGTCTGTCTTGAATACAGAATTGAGGGGAACGATTTTATGGTTGCCGGCGCAGCCTCGAATAATATAAAAAATACCCTCAAAATGTTAGGAATAGCTTCCGATGTCTGCAGGCGTGTCGCTATCATCACCTACGAAGCCGAGATCAATCTGGTGATCCACGCCGGCGGCGGAACCCTGCAGGCGATGATATCGGAGGACCATGTGGACCTGGTGGTTAAAGACGAAGGTCCCGGAATCGCCGATATCAGCAAGGCGATGACCGCCGGTTACAGCACCGCGACGGAGCAGGCCCGGGAAATGGGTTTCGGCGCCGGCATGGGACTGCCGAACATAAAGCGCAACAGTGATACATTTGAAATAGAATCAGAGGTAGGTAAGGGAACTACGCTCAGAAGTACGGTGTTTTTTAATAAAAATTAA
- a CDS encoding winged helix-turn-helix transcriptional regulator: MTVNRNCVAPGELLKDTHFGYTLSILGGKHKMIIIYLIAQNDNNIRFNELHREMGGVSYRALSMALKELAASGIVERREYPQVPPKVEYSLTEKGLSLLPIMDAMCLWGREHS, translated from the coding sequence ATGACAGTAAACAGAAACTGCGTCGCGCCGGGAGAGCTGCTGAAGGATACTCATTTTGGCTATACGCTCTCCATACTCGGTGGGAAGCATAAGATGATCATTATTTATTTGATTGCGCAGAATGATAATAATATCCGCTTTAACGAACTGCACCGCGAGATGGGCGGCGTATCCTACAGGGCGCTGAGCATGGCGCTGAAGGAGCTTGCGGCCTCCGGCATCGTAGAGCGGCGCGAGTATCCGCAGGTGCCGCCGAAGGTGGAGTATTCCCTCACGGAAAAGGGGCTCTCATTGCTTCCGATTATGGACGCCATGTGTCTATGGGGCAGGGAACACAGCTGA
- a CDS encoding serine kinase, which translates to MTIDDICAALGGERQCSGDGGREVTEAIAGDLLSFIMGVAQEGSLWVTIQAHLNVAAVAVLKDLPMIIIASGRRAPEDLIERCETENITILSVPESLYEVCAKLSALGVKG; encoded by the coding sequence TTGACGATAGACGATATCTGCGCGGCGCTGGGCGGTGAACGGCAGTGCAGTGGAGACGGCGGACGCGAGGTCACTGAGGCGATAGCCGGTGATCTGCTGAGCTTTATAATGGGCGTCGCCCAGGAGGGCTCGCTGTGGGTTACGATCCAGGCGCACCTGAATGTCGCCGCCGTCGCGGTGCTTAAGGACCTGCCGATGATCATCATCGCCTCGGGCCGCCGCGCGCCGGAGGATCTCATCGAACGCTGCGAGACGGAAAACATAACGATACTCTCCGTGCCGGAGAGCCTCTATGAGGTCTGCGCGAAACTCAGCGCGCTGGGAGTAAAGGGATAG
- a CDS encoding flavodoxin family protein, which produces MGDKKILTMLLGSPRKGGNSETLADALAAGAAEKGYEVRKVRLAGMTLKGCLDCRRCWSTGTPCVQRDDMDKVYADIEAADTVALVSPLYFFTWSAQIKPIFDRLLPFYAKESPRVIKDKKTLLLSVAGDNEAEVFDGLLATYRLTANYLGWENAGEVCAHGIYTRGEMEEKGAAWLEAAKELGRGL; this is translated from the coding sequence ATGGGAGACAAAAAAATACTGACGATGCTTCTGGGCAGCCCGAGAAAAGGCGGCAACTCCGAGACGCTGGCCGACGCCCTCGCTGCGGGCGCGGCGGAAAAGGGTTATGAGGTGAGAAAGGTCCGTCTGGCCGGAATGACGCTCAAGGGCTGTCTCGACTGCCGCCGCTGCTGGAGCACGGGCACCCCCTGCGTGCAGCGCGACGACATGGATAAAGTCTACGCGGATATCGAGGCGGCGGATACCGTCGCCCTCGTCTCGCCGCTCTACTTCTTCACCTGGTCTGCGCAGATCAAGCCGATATTCGACCGGCTGCTGCCCTTCTACGCCAAAGAGTCCCCGCGCGTGATTAAAGACAAGAAGACGCTACTCCTCTCGGTGGCGGGAGACAACGAGGCGGAGGTCTTCGACGGACTGCTGGCGACCTACCGGCTTACGGCCAATTACCTCGGCTGGGAAAACGCCGGCGAGGTCTGCGCGCACGGAATATATACGCGCGGCGAGATGGAAGAAAAGGGAGCCGCCTGGCTCGAAGCGGCGAAGGAACTTGGCAGAGGGCTCTAA
- a CDS encoding alcohol dehydrogenase: MLILACQKCGELMVLAGSPDASGTARAMWTCSKCGAGQLLELTITKDTRRGDLRKIVGGMALAAKPDNKRYAFIREGMPDEIKS; the protein is encoded by the coding sequence ATGCTTATTTTAGCCTGTCAAAAATGCGGCGAGCTTATGGTGCTCGCCGGTTCGCCTGACGCCAGCGGCACGGCGCGCGCTATGTGGACCTGCAGCAAGTGCGGGGCCGGACAGCTGCTTGAGCTGACGATCACAAAAGATACAAGACGCGGGGACCTGCGCAAGATCGTCGGCGGCATGGCGCTCGCGGCAAAGCCGGATAATAAAAGGTACGCCTTCATAAGGGAAGGGATGCCTGATGAAATCAAATCCTGA
- a CDS encoding transcriptional regulator translates to MTLQELASFLDAKNISTSDDLNSIVVNNAYACDLMSDVLAFCTPGSLLLTGLTNVQIVRTAQMLDIPAIVFVRGKVPLEETVQLAKDNGIPILLTRYSMFEACGVLYEKGMKPSIQIQEM, encoded by the coding sequence ATGACTTTGCAAGAATTGGCATCATTCCTTGATGCTAAGAATATTTCAACATCGGATGATCTTAACAGTATTGTGGTAAACAACGCCTATGCATGTGATCTTATGAGCGATGTGCTCGCATTCTGCACGCCGGGCTCGCTTCTTCTGACCGGGCTGACAAATGTGCAGATCGTGCGCACCGCGCAGATGCTCGACATCCCCGCCATTGTATTTGTGCGCGGAAAGGTCCCGCTTGAAGAGACCGTCCAGCTTGCGAAAGATAACGGGATCCCTATTCTCCTTACAAGATACAGTATGTTTGAAGCCTGCGGCGTCCTCTATGAGAAGGGTATGAAACCGAGCATACAGATTCAGGAGATGTAA
- a CDS encoding DUF3343 domain-containing protein: MECLATFDTTHMALFFEKACRAEGLSVKIVPVPRQISASCGLACSYPCGELEHIKNIVGDKEIEVAEYHELAS; encoded by the coding sequence ATGGAATGCCTCGCAACGTTTGATACGACACATATGGCCCTGTTCTTTGAGAAGGCCTGCCGCGCGGAGGGGCTGAGCGTCAAAATAGTCCCCGTACCGCGCCAGATATCGGCAAGCTGCGGCCTCGCCTGCAGTTACCCGTGCGGCGAGCTTGAACATATAAAAAATATCGTCGGCGACAAGGAGATAGAGGTCGCCGAGTATCACGAGCTTGCCTCTTAA
- a CDS encoding sodium:solute symporter family protein: MLLFYISAFALLALFVGTGIVIGSRGAGKKDYSLGGRKAGAAGVTGILLGALVGGASTVGTVQMAYTYGMTAWWFTLGGGIGCLLLGLRFAVPLRSSEITTIADYLERSYGGSRCGSAIAFTATISSSIGTFISICAQFLACLALIRGVLPLPAWSAAIVAALSIWGFIAAGGMKSFSTLGTAKIFILYIVLVICAGAAYYHGGSFAATAKTLGFHPWFNLFGRGFFPELGYLASMIVGVFTTQIYIQSFAAAKDAAAARTGAFASAVLMPPMGLLGAWIGLSVRASGVEIAPDRVLSWFIMESFPPLFGGLIWGGVLITVVGCAAGLILGIATNITKNFIPKKIMERYASKDSAIQQGLVILMIILAALSGVGGAGSMILEWSFVSMGLRGAGTFFPFVLAVLKPGFLSPPWALASSIGGLVGMLLWAAAGLPQDPLFAGLAVSALCVAAGVALGKRNLPL; encoded by the coding sequence ATGCTCTTATTCTATATTTCCGCCTTCGCTTTGCTCGCCCTCTTTGTCGGAACGGGTATCGTTATCGGCAGCAGGGGCGCGGGTAAAAAAGACTATAGCCTTGGCGGACGAAAGGCCGGCGCGGCGGGAGTCACTGGAATACTGCTCGGCGCGCTTGTCGGCGGCGCATCAACCGTTGGGACCGTCCAGATGGCCTATACATACGGCATGACGGCCTGGTGGTTCACCCTCGGCGGCGGCATCGGCTGCCTGCTACTGGGGCTGCGCTTCGCGGTACCGCTGCGCAGCTCGGAGATAACGACCATCGCCGACTACCTTGAGAGAAGCTACGGCGGCTCACGCTGCGGCTCGGCGATCGCCTTCACCGCCACCATCTCCTCCTCGATCGGCACCTTCATCTCCATCTGCGCGCAGTTCCTCGCCTGCCTCGCGCTCATACGCGGCGTGCTGCCGCTCCCCGCGTGGAGCGCCGCCATCGTCGCCGCCCTTTCGATATGGGGCTTCATCGCCGCCGGCGGGATGAAGAGCTTCTCCACCCTCGGCACGGCAAAAATATTCATCCTTTACATAGTGCTCGTGATCTGCGCGGGAGCGGCCTATTACCACGGCGGCAGCTTCGCCGCGACGGCAAAGACGCTGGGCTTCCACCCCTGGTTCAACCTCTTCGGGCGCGGTTTTTTCCCCGAACTTGGCTACCTCGCCTCGATGATCGTCGGCGTCTTCACGACGCAGATATACATACAGTCGTTTGCGGCGGCCAAAGACGCCGCGGCGGCCCGGACGGGAGCCTTCGCCTCCGCGGTGCTGATGCCGCCGATGGGACTGCTCGGAGCCTGGATAGGACTCTCCGTACGCGCTAGCGGCGTCGAGATCGCCCCCGACAGGGTCTTGTCGTGGTTCATCATGGAATCTTTTCCGCCGCTCTTCGGCGGGCTGATCTGGGGCGGCGTCCTCATCACCGTCGTCGGCTGCGCGGCCGGGCTTATCCTCGGCATCGCCACCAATATAACAAAAAACTTCATCCCTAAAAAGATAATGGAAAGATACGCCTCAAAAGACAGCGCCATACAGCAGGGGCTCGTAATACTGATGATAATCCTCGCGGCACTCTCCGGCGTCGGCGGCGCCGGTTCAATGATACTGGAATGGAGCTTCGTAAGCATGGGGCTGCGCGGCGCGGGAACCTTCTTCCCCTTCGTGCTCGCGGTGCTCAAACCCGGCTTCCTCTCTCCGCCCTGGGCGCTCGCCTCCAGCATCGGCGGGCTTGTGGGGATGCTCCTGTGGGCGGCGGCGGGGCTGCCTCAGGACCCGCTCTTCGCCGGACTCGCGGTCTCGGCGCTCTGCGTGGCGGCGGGAGTTGCTCTCGGCAAAAGGAATTTGCCTTTATAA
- a CDS encoding PHP domain-containing protein produces the protein MLKPFWVDLHIHTLLSPCGELEMGAPEIVEQARAAKLDVIGIADHNTCENFPGIYGAAAGSPVVLPCIETQSAEDIHILCVFPDYDTAFTYKEWLWQRIRPIPNDVEHFGYQIVVDANNEIVKEEETFLIQGAGYEVDQIVAKTKEMGGLAILAHVDRPAFSYPAALGPMPEDYPADAFELSCRLNHDEAQKWREQYPERAFIRSSDSHMLETLSRANCTKMMLEEPTFEEIKKAIRGEDGRRISWPWG, from the coding sequence TTGCTGAAACCCTTTTGGGTAGACCTTCATATACACACGCTGCTCTCCCCCTGCGGAGAGCTTGAAATGGGGGCCCCGGAGATTGTCGAACAGGCGCGCGCGGCGAAGCTGGACGTCATCGGCATCGCCGACCACAATACCTGTGAGAATTTTCCCGGTATATATGGTGCCGCGGCGGGTTCGCCCGTCGTGCTTCCCTGTATCGAAACTCAGAGCGCGGAAGATATCCATATACTCTGCGTCTTTCCCGATTACGATACGGCCTTCACCTATAAGGAATGGCTCTGGCAGCGCATCCGCCCGATTCCCAACGACGTCGAGCATTTTGGCTATCAGATCGTCGTGGACGCGAACAACGAGATCGTGAAGGAGGAGGAGACCTTCCTCATCCAGGGCGCGGGCTACGAAGTCGACCAGATCGTCGCCAAGACGAAGGAGATGGGCGGCCTCGCGATTCTCGCCCATGTGGACCGTCCGGCCTTTTCGTATCCGGCGGCGCTGGGGCCGATGCCGGAGGATTATCCGGCCGACGCCTTCGAGCTCTCCTGCCGCCTCAACCACGACGAGGCGCAAAAGTGGCGTGAACAATATCCGGAGCGCGCCTTTATAAGGTCATCCGACTCGCACATGCTGGAGACGTTGTCGCGCGCCAACTGCACGAAGATGATGCTCGAGGAGCCTACCTTTGAAGAGATAAAAAAAGCTATACGCGGAGAGGACGGCCGGCGTATTTCGTGGCCGTGGGGTTAA
- a CDS encoding chloride channel protein, with product MENLNNKQEDDNSVRIDIEKPDSGNIVRDEIWLMCTVVKWCFISIVTGVAVGLVAGGFLLALRYSMKITAALGTLHYLLLFPGLILSYYLVRMLAPQSAGHGTEAVIDAIHNRHRTLIDVKAVPVKIVATIVTISSGGSVGIEGPCAQIGSGVSYLLGRIFNMDDSDMKKIIICGIAAGFCAVFGTPVAGAIFAVEVLFVGQIFYDVLLPALISGIVGYFTASSIGAGHLPSYLVEIPQIGPGVLVMVLLAGVFFGLVAILNIEGIHFINKMFIYYQITGWKRPVGGAVLLLATGILFGGDFLGLGSDVIQSMVMGERNLPLGFLIKIVAMGITLSAGGCGGEITPTLFVGASSGLLFATIFGLDPSFCSALGVSAVLAASTNTPISGTILAMELFGAHIAAFAGVACAISYLVVGHRSLYPTQVLLSPKSRTFVIKKTEGGEQLVRRFDSISLHRIVRFYLERIKTKLIERR from the coding sequence ATGGAAAATTTAAATAATAAGCAGGAAGATGATAATTCCGTCAGAATAGATATAGAAAAGCCAGACAGCGGGAACATTGTGCGCGACGAGATCTGGCTTATGTGCACGGTCGTCAAGTGGTGTTTCATCTCGATCGTGACCGGCGTCGCAGTCGGCCTTGTCGCGGGGGGCTTCCTGCTTGCGCTGCGGTACTCGATGAAAATCACCGCCGCGCTGGGAACACTGCATTATCTGCTGCTGTTTCCCGGCCTCATCCTCAGCTACTATCTTGTGCGGATGCTCGCGCCGCAGTCCGCGGGCCACGGTACGGAGGCGGTGATCGACGCCATACACAACCGCCATCGAACGCTGATCGACGTCAAGGCCGTTCCCGTGAAGATCGTCGCTACGATCGTGACAATATCGTCAGGCGGTTCCGTCGGCATAGAGGGTCCCTGCGCCCAGATTGGCTCAGGCGTCTCCTATCTGCTTGGCCGCATATTCAACATGGACGACTCCGACATGAAAAAGATAATAATCTGCGGCATCGCGGCGGGCTTCTGCGCCGTCTTCGGCACGCCGGTGGCGGGCGCAATCTTCGCCGTCGAGGTGCTTTTTGTTGGGCAGATATTCTACGATGTGCTTCTTCCGGCGCTCATCAGCGGCATCGTCGGCTATTTCACCGCCTCCAGCATTGGAGCGGGGCATTTGCCCTCCTATCTGGTAGAGATACCGCAGATCGGCCCCGGGGTGCTCGTGATGGTCCTCCTCGCGGGAGTGTTCTTCGGCCTGGTGGCGATCCTGAATATCGAGGGCATCCATTTCATAAATAAGATGTTCATCTACTATCAGATAACGGGGTGGAAACGCCCAGTCGGCGGCGCCGTGCTGCTTCTCGCCACCGGTATCCTCTTCGGAGGTGATTTTCTCGGCCTCGGAAGCGACGTCATCCAGTCGATGGTCATGGGGGAGAGAAACCTGCCGTTGGGCTTTCTCATTAAAATTGTGGCGATGGGCATCACCCTTTCTGCCGGCGGCTGCGGCGGTGAGATAACGCCGACGCTCTTTGTCGGGGCCTCGTCGGGGCTGCTCTTCGCGACGATATTTGGCCTGGACCCCTCATTCTGCAGCGCGCTCGGCGTCAGCGCGGTGCTGGCCGCTTCGACGAACACGCCGATATCTGGCACCATCCTCGCTATGGAGCTATTCGGGGCGCATATCGCAGCCTTTGCCGGCGTCGCCTGTGCGATATCCTATCTTGTCGTCGGCCATAGAAGCCTATATCCCACACAGGTCCTGCTCTCTCCGAAGTCGCGTACCTTCGTCATCAAAAAGACGGAGGGCGGCGAGCAGCTGGTGCGGCGCTTTGACAGCATCTCGCTGCACCGTATCGTGCGCTTTTACCTGGAGAGGATAAAGACGAAGCTTATCGAGAGGAGATAG